Proteins encoded within one genomic window of Halocatena marina:
- a CDS encoding TetR/AcrR family transcriptional regulator yields MGNYSDEPRDRRGFSAEEHHRIREHLIETARELLFTYRPEKITITDITEPVGIGKGSFYRFFDSKADLYLVLLQREIEEFVEHVRSELSDVDEPRRGLERLFWCYAEFAEENPLVRRMVIQNDYRKLMRNVSPDRIEQMQSEEMAELLPIIEPLRTEGSGMLENTETATLLGLMGGSIGLLALHKDEFDEYDGPEIYEEDYYKRVQNVLISSLARGLTVNE; encoded by the coding sequence ATGGGCAATTACAGCGATGAACCGAGAGACAGGCGGGGATTTAGTGCTGAAGAGCACCATCGAATCCGAGAGCATCTCATCGAAACAGCGCGCGAACTGCTGTTCACCTATCGGCCAGAGAAGATTACCATCACGGATATCACTGAACCGGTTGGTATCGGCAAAGGAAGCTTTTACAGATTTTTTGACAGTAAAGCAGATCTCTATCTCGTACTACTGCAGCGCGAAATAGAGGAGTTTGTCGAGCACGTGCGTTCGGAACTGTCTGATGTGGATGAGCCACGTAGGGGGCTCGAACGACTATTCTGGTGCTACGCTGAATTTGCCGAGGAAAATCCACTCGTTCGTCGGATGGTTATCCAGAACGACTATCGAAAACTGATGCGAAATGTCTCACCAGATCGAATTGAACAGATGCAAAGCGAGGAGATGGCTGAACTTCTACCAATTATTGAACCGCTTCGGACAGAAGGTAGCGGAATGCTCGAAAATACCGAAACGGCGACACTTCTTGGTCTCATGGGTGGCTCGATCGGTCTTCTCGCTCTACACAAAGACGAATTCGACGAGTACGATGGTCCTGAAATATACGAAGAAGATTACTACAAGCGAGTACAGAACGTGCTCATCTCGTCGCTGGCAAGAGGT
- a CDS encoding ABC transporter ATP-binding protein, which translates to MVLTELIAHINKRETAGEIDSHSDTIQRQQQSSFQGSNESSTRDAIQARFDFRPSTSEIAAVSDTNGTDDHDRKQQTEAIVNVSGLTYTYPGATSPAVQDISFSVHEGEIFGFLGPSGAGKSTTQKILIGLLDEYKGGAAVFGNEVSDHSGSYYERIGISAEAPNHYLKLTGRKNLELFGSLYEGETRDPRAVLDLVGLADAANENVSGYSKGMKGRLNVARALLHDPDLLFLDEPTGGLDPMNARRIKDIVLDLQTAGKTVFITTHDMTVADQLCDRVAFMIDGEIPVIETPKTLKRSHGNRRVRVEVRRDGRLESQRFNLDTLDSDESFNTLVDSGDIETIHTEEATLEDVFLEVTGEELQ; encoded by the coding sequence ATGGTACTGACCGAACTGATTGCCCACATCAACAAGCGCGAAACCGCTGGCGAGATCGACTCACACTCAGATACTATCCAGCGTCAACAGCAAAGTAGCTTCCAGGGATCGAACGAATCGAGCACGAGAGACGCTATCCAAGCACGATTCGACTTCCGGCCATCGACATCGGAGATTGCAGCAGTTTCCGATACAAATGGCACGGACGACCATGATCGGAAGCAGCAGACAGAAGCCATCGTCAACGTGTCTGGACTCACCTACACGTATCCGGGGGCCACTTCACCAGCAGTACAAGATATCTCATTCAGCGTTCACGAAGGGGAAATTTTCGGCTTTCTCGGACCGAGTGGAGCTGGAAAGAGCACGACACAAAAAATCCTCATTGGACTCCTCGACGAGTACAAGGGGGGAGCGGCCGTGTTCGGGAACGAAGTGTCAGACCACAGTGGTTCGTACTACGAACGGATTGGCATCTCTGCAGAGGCACCGAACCACTACCTCAAATTGACGGGGCGAAAAAATCTCGAACTGTTCGGTTCACTCTACGAGGGCGAGACCCGTGATCCACGAGCGGTCCTCGATCTTGTCGGGCTTGCTGACGCCGCCAATGAAAACGTCAGCGGCTACTCGAAGGGAATGAAGGGCCGTCTCAACGTTGCCCGTGCATTGCTTCACGACCCCGACCTCCTGTTCTTAGACGAACCAACCGGCGGACTCGATCCGATGAACGCGCGCAGGATCAAAGACATCGTGCTCGACTTGCAAACCGCGGGTAAGACCGTATTCATTACGACACACGACATGACCGTCGCCGATCAGTTGTGCGATCGGGTCGCGTTCATGATCGATGGCGAGATTCCAGTAATCGAGACGCCAAAAACACTCAAAAGATCTCACGGCAACCGACGTGTCCGCGTCGAAGTCCGACGCGACGGCCGACTCGAATCACAACGATTCAATCTCGATACGCTCGATAGTGATGAATCGTTCAATACACTAGTCGATTCCGGTGATATCGAAACCATCCACACCGAAGAGGCAACGCTCGAAGATGTCTTCCTTGAGGTTACTGGCGAGGAACTCCAATGA